One genomic window of Candidatus Methylomirabilota bacterium includes the following:
- a CDS encoding fumarylacetoacetate hydrolase family protein yields the protein MKIVRFSQNGHSPRLGCFMGQDRVVDLEASCAAWLSAKGVVRSAAIAAALFPQSTRGFLEGGSATQDMLGTMVDATKAGKFEPVSHAANTVRLHAPINDPGKFICIGLNYRDHAEESGNPIPKEPPVFPKWNNAIQDPGEPILRPRGEKTFDWEVELGVVIGKTARFVPRDKALDYIYGYTIINDASARDFQFHTSQWGPGKIGDTLAPVGPYIADRSEIPDPHALDLKCWVNGTLMQHGNTKNFIFDLGRIIEYLTNIMTLSPGDLIATGTPAGVGFSRKPPVTLQPGDVCKLEITGLGTLENPVKDA from the coding sequence ATGAAGATCGTCCGGTTCTCTCAGAACGGCCACTCCCCGCGCCTGGGCTGCTTCATGGGCCAGGATCGCGTGGTGGACCTCGAGGCGAGCTGTGCCGCTTGGCTCTCAGCCAAGGGGGTCGTACGCTCGGCAGCCATCGCGGCCGCCCTCTTCCCCCAGAGCACGCGCGGCTTCCTCGAGGGCGGCTCGGCCACCCAGGACATGCTGGGGACCATGGTGGACGCGACCAAGGCGGGCAAGTTCGAGCCCGTCAGCCACGCGGCCAATACCGTTCGGCTGCACGCCCCCATCAACGACCCGGGCAAGTTCATTTGCATTGGGCTCAACTATAGAGATCATGCCGAAGAGTCAGGCAATCCCATTCCCAAGGAGCCCCCAGTCTTCCCGAAGTGGAACAACGCCATTCAAGACCCAGGTGAGCCTATTCTTCGGCCCCGCGGAGAGAAGACCTTTGATTGGGAGGTCGAATTGGGCGTCGTCATCGGCAAGACCGCGCGGTTCGTCCCGAGGGATAAGGCGCTCGACTACATTTACGGCTACACGATCATCAATGACGCAAGTGCGCGCGACTTCCAGTTCCACACGAGCCAATGGGGCCCGGGAAAAATCGGTGACACCTTGGCCCCTGTTGGTCCATATATCGCCGATCGGTCCGAGATCCCTGACCCACATGCCCTCGACCTCAAGTGCTGGGTCAACGGCACGCTGATGCAGCACGGAAACACCAAGAACTTCATTTTCGACCTGGGCCGCATTATTGAATACCTGACGAACATTATGACGCTCTCGCCCGGTGATCTCATTGCGACCGGCACGCCGGCCGGCGTCGGGTTCTCGCGCAAGCCGCCGGTCACGCTCCAGCCCGGCGACGTCTGCAAGCTCGAGATCACAGGGCTCGGCACGCTCGAGAACCCA